From Streptomonospora salina, the proteins below share one genomic window:
- a CDS encoding BlaI/MecI/CopY family transcriptional regulator, producing MNRLGDLERAVMDVLWQRNKPLTVRDVGRALADRDLAHTTVMTVLDRLAKKGVVARDREGRAWRYRPAASRENYVSELMIDALGETGDRDAALAAFVRSMNGNEAEALRRALEDTDEPRT from the coding sequence ATGAATCGGCTCGGCGACCTCGAACGCGCGGTGATGGATGTACTGTGGCAGCGGAACAAGCCCCTGACGGTCCGCGACGTGGGCCGTGCGCTGGCCGACCGCGACCTCGCCCACACCACCGTGATGACCGTGCTGGACCGCCTCGCCAAAAAGGGAGTCGTGGCACGCGACCGCGAAGGGCGGGCTTGGCGCTACCGCCCGGCTGCCAGTCGTGAGAACTACGTCTCGGAGCTCATGATCGACGCTCTCGGCGAGACCGGCGACCGCGACGCCGCACTGGCGGCCTTCGTGCGGTCGATGAACGGCAACGAGGCCGAGGCGCTCCGGCGCGCGCTAGAGGATACCGACGAGCCGAGGACGTAG